The Mixta hanseatica genome includes a region encoding these proteins:
- a CDS encoding NAD(P)/FAD-dependent oxidoreductase, translating to MTTPLRKIVIVGGGAGGLELATQLGHKLGRRQKAEITLVDRNHSHLWKPLLHEVATGSLDEGIDALSYLAHARNHHFQFQLGSLTDIDRENKRLQLAEIRDAQGEVLVPAREVPYDTLVMALGSTSNDFGTPGVKDHCIFLDNPHQAQRFHNEMLNLFLKYSANTDAQGKINIAIVGGGATGVELSAELHNAVKQLHSYGYKGLDNQVLNVTLVEAGERILPALPARISAAAHQELTKLGVQVLTQTMVTSADKNGLHTKNGDFIEADLMVWAAGIKAPDFMKDIGGLETNRINQLVVKETLQTTHDDDIYAIGDCASCALPSGGFVPPRAQSAHQMASKALENILAQMRQQTLKPYVYKDHGSLVSLSRFSTVGSLMGNLMRGSMMVEGRIARFVYISLYRMHQIALHGYFKTGLMMLVGSINRVIRPRLKLH from the coding sequence TTGACTACACCATTAAGAAAAATTGTTATCGTTGGAGGGGGAGCCGGTGGGCTGGAACTGGCAACGCAGCTTGGGCACAAGCTGGGCCGACGCCAGAAGGCGGAGATCACGCTGGTCGATCGCAACCACAGTCATTTATGGAAACCGCTGCTGCATGAAGTGGCCACTGGATCGCTGGATGAAGGTATCGATGCGCTCAGTTACCTTGCTCATGCGCGCAATCACCATTTCCAGTTCCAGCTGGGATCGTTAACCGACATCGATCGGGAAAATAAGCGGCTGCAGCTGGCAGAAATCCGCGATGCGCAGGGGGAAGTGTTGGTTCCGGCGCGCGAAGTGCCTTACGACACGCTGGTCATGGCGCTGGGCAGTACTTCAAATGATTTCGGTACGCCAGGCGTAAAAGATCACTGCATCTTCCTGGATAACCCGCATCAGGCGCAGCGTTTCCATAATGAAATGCTTAATCTGTTCCTGAAGTATTCGGCCAATACCGATGCCCAGGGCAAAATCAATATCGCGATTGTCGGCGGCGGAGCAACCGGCGTTGAGCTTTCTGCCGAGCTACATAATGCGGTAAAACAGCTGCACAGCTATGGCTACAAAGGGCTGGATAATCAGGTGCTGAACGTCACGCTGGTCGAGGCGGGCGAACGCATTCTGCCCGCGCTGCCGGCACGTATTTCCGCCGCGGCCCATCAGGAACTGACCAAGCTGGGCGTGCAGGTACTGACGCAAACCATGGTCACCAGCGCAGATAAAAATGGTCTGCATACCAAAAACGGCGACTTTATCGAAGCGGATCTGATGGTTTGGGCAGCGGGTATCAAAGCGCCAGATTTTATGAAAGATATCGGCGGTCTGGAAACCAACCGTATCAATCAGCTGGTAGTGAAAGAGACGCTGCAAACCACGCATGATGACGATATTTACGCCATCGGCGACTGTGCCTCTTGTGCGTTACCTTCCGGCGGATTTGTGCCGCCACGTGCGCAGTCGGCGCACCAGATGGCCTCAAAGGCGCTGGAAAACATTCTGGCGCAAATGCGTCAGCAGACGCTGAAACCGTATGTTTATAAAGATCACGGTTCGCTGGTTTCGCTTTCGCGATTCAGTACCGTTGGTAGCCTGATGGGTAACCTGATGCGCGGTTCGATGATGGTGGAAGGGCGCATTGCGCGTTTCGTCTATATCTCGCTGTATCGTATGCATCAGATTGCGCTGCACGGTTACTTTAAAACCGGCCTGATGATGCTGGTGGGCAGCATCAACCGGGTAATCCGCCCGCGTTTGAAACTGCATTAA